The Panicum virgatum strain AP13 chromosome 6K, P.virgatum_v5, whole genome shotgun sequence nucleotide sequence CACTATTTAGACCTCTCAAACAACAATATTGAAGGACACATACCCGATTGGTTGTGGAGAATCGGAGGGACTTTTCCTCTTAGCCTTAACCTGTCTCATAATTTATTTACCAGTGTTGCTACAAATTTATCAAATAGATCAATTGGTGATCTTGATCTCCATTCCAACAAGATTGAGGGAGCACTCCCACTACCCCCATCAGGAACTTACCGACTGGACTACTCCAATAACCATTTCAATTCTTCTATCATGCGTGAGTTTTGGTCACGCATTAGCTCTGCTGTATTCCTGTCATTGGCAAACAATAGTCTTATTGGAGAAGTTTCCCATTTGATCTGCAATGCAACTGAAATCGGAGTTCTAGACCTTTCTTTTAACAGCTTCAGTGGATTAATACCACCCTGCTTGTTGAAACACAACGAGCTTCTTGAGATACTGAATCTAAGAGGTAATAATTTCCATGGACCCTTGCCTCAAGACATCATCAATGAATGCGCCCTTCAAATAATAGATCTCAACGGTAACAAGTTGGAAGGAAAATTGCCGGTGTCTATGATCAACTGTCAAATGCTACAAGTTCTGGACCTCGGAAACAACTTGATAGTGGATACATATCCAGAGTGGCTGGGAGTTCTGCCTTTGTTGAAAGTGCTTGTTCTGAAGTCAAACGGGTTTCATGGTCCCATTGATTACTACGGGATAAACAAACAGACACATCCCTTCTACCCAAAGCTGCAGGTTCTGGACCTTTCTTCAAATTCTTTTAACGGTAGCATACCTACACGATTCCTCAAGCAGTTCAAGGCTATGATGGTGACTTCTTCAGGAGCTCCCAGCATGTATATTGGAACTGATCTATCATCATTTCCATACAAAGGATACTACGGGGAATCTGTCACGGTCACACTCAAGGGGCAAGAAACAACGGTACGAATACTTTCAGTGTTCATGTCCCTCGACCTCTCCAACAACAACTTTGAGGGTATCATCCCCAATGAGATCGGTGACCTGAAGTCTCTCAAGGGGCTCAACCTCTCCAGGAATTCCTTCACCGGCGAGATCCCTCCGAGGATCACGAACATGTTGCAGCTGGAGTCACTTGATCTCTCCTACAACCAGCTCTCTGGGGAGATCCCACCCGCAATGGCGGCGATGTCATTCCTCGAGGTGCTCAACCTCTCCTACAACCACCTATCAGGGATGATACCGCAATCCAGCCAGTTCTCGACATTCCCGAACACCTCATTTCTGGGGAACGACAGGCTGTGTGGGAAGCCGCTAACACGGCTGTGTGAGACGAACCACGCACCATCAGGTGCTGCTACACCGGGCTCTCCTAAAGAGCTGAACTGGGAATTTTTGTCGGTTGAAGTAGGGGTCGTTTCTGGTTTGGCCATTGTGGCCGCGACCATGCTGCTGTGGGGCAATGGGAGGAGCTGGGTGTACTGGCATGTCGACAAGTTTTGGTTGTAGGTTCTTCAGCCATGGATCTGCCGCCGTCGACGCTGAAAATGTATTTCAGTATGGTAATGTGTGTATGGCTTAGTGATGTGTGCAAGAATATGAGCAAGCACTACGCCTTGCTTTCGTTGGATAGCATTGTAGTATGTATATTTCAAATTTGGTGAATAAATTTATGTGCAGCTGCATGTTTAGATACTACTTTTTTTTCCAAAGAAATTTAGTTGAGGATCTCATATCAAACTTTCATATATACTAACTCATATACTATatgatatttattttatttgatttattaagGAATGAAACTCTGGTTTGCCAGGAAAAAGAACGTTAATACAAAACTAAAATTGCTGAAAAGTTAACAAAGCTTACCTTTCGAATTTACTACATGAAAAACGTTGCACGGATTGCCACTGCTCAACATCAAATGCTCGTCGTCCATTTTTCTCATTTAAATGAAACTTATACACTTCAGGAATTGAAGATTTATTAACAAGCAGGCTCTATATACAAGGTGATCCCTGTGCAGTGAAAAATAAAACTAACACCCAGTTAGTTTTAGAAGAACTACTTAACCAATTCAGCTCGGCTAACATTGGAACTACTAATTAACTGAACTTTCAAACCTAGACAATAATAACTTGAAGACTTATGTGTCATGCTTCATCCAATATCTGAAATTGTGTTGTTCCGAGCAGAGTATCTACAAGCTTACACCAACATGCTGCCAAAGAATGGTCTAGAAGCAGTAGTACTTCCCCGCTCATATTTATCACACATCGATGAATGCAAATTTTAAGCATTTTCACTAAATAATCTTGTTATAGTGCAATTAAAAGCTTGCACTGGTTACCCCTAGATCATGAGGGTGAAGTGATCTTCTCTGCCTGAAGAGTTTTGTTTGGCTGTACCAGTGCGAATGAAGCCGGTGGAAGGGCTTGTGTGGAGGGGATTCGTCTAGCATCACAATGGGCACCGAGCTCAGCGATCATCGAGACAGACTTGCCTACAAGGTGAAAGCATTGCAAAGCAAGAAAGGACAGGTCGGAGATCAGCTTCATCAATCATCATTGCAGAGGCACAGCCGCACAGGAAACGCCCAATTGCTTGAGGAATGGAAGGTCGTTCAGGTTAAAAGAGAGTGCTACATAACAGCGCATGAACTAGCACGTTTAGCTAGGGGGAACAGTCATATTGCAGTCTGACTTCGCCAAACACCTACTACTGAGTGTGCGTGCATGTATTTACAACAGAGTCGTGGAACACGgtaaggatgagctggagcaccgTTTCACCGCACACGCGGTAAGTCGTGAAACGCGACTTTGATTCGGTGAGTTACAGTACGGACGAAAGGGTGCCGGTATGTGGATCCAGATGTAACATGCCATGTGACAATGCATTCATCATACCATATATGAAAGTTCCGGTGACATAGTATGTCACACATACTATTTTAACTCCGGTGACATATGTGTGACATATGTATCTGTATGTCCCCGGAGCACATACAGTATGAGCTCCGGGGACGTTCCCTCGTAAAAAAAAGGAAGTTAAAATAGTATGCTAACTGGGAATAAGAACCAATATAGAGAGGCTGACTGTAAAATTTGTTCAATTTTGAAATAGGAGGGGCTCAACCTCTACGGATAATACCTGTTACCTATTGGAAAGGGAAAACTAAGTTATTTACAAccgagagaggaaggagagaggaagatCTTATTCTACATGATCtagactttttttttaaaaaaaaggaagtaATAGCTCTCTTTTTTGCTCTGTGCATAAGCAAGGCAATAGCTTGGATTATTAGATGCGTTCCAATTAACAAATCTTCGACGGATTCGATAAGGAAAAAAAAGTACAGCATGGTCTATTAGCTACTCAGTGGGCTGATTTGAGTGGATTGGTTGGGCTACATCAAAATATAGAGGTGATCTGGATGGCAGTTGACAGTTGTATGTATATAGCTCGAGACACGAGATATGGCCCAAGTGGCCTCGGTAGCAGCATGAGACTTTTACTGTTTTACAGTACTGCAACTAATTACGATTGTATCTAAAAATAATGTTTTTTTAGATTAtatagtacaactcagacaACGCATGTGCACTCACACTCCTATAAACACATGTacgcaaaccctaaccctatgaGCATATTCGAAGACTAAACCGGCAAATTCTCGAGacgacgaagtcaccacaggcgccTCATTGTTTACCGAAATGTCGCCTATCACTGAATGCACAATGCAGTTAAGTCCTAAAAATTTGCTCCCATGAGGAGTCAAACCCAGGACCTGAGGTGCTACCGGAACTCAACCACTAGGCTACAGGTCCTTTCAccaaaaacaatgtttctgAAAATCTGTTCTTGAAGTTCTTCTTTCCGATGTGGTTGGTACTGTTGACACCGGATTTTGGTCAGTAAATCCGATGTAATCAGAATTACAGAGATCATCGGCTATTGGCATACCTACGCAGAAATAACAGGCAACAAGAAAAATCAGGCGTGCACGTGGACAGCGATCAGCAAGTTTCTGACGGTGGTTGCAAACATAGGCGGGTGCACATGCAAGTGCATTAGGGAGATGCTCCTAATTTGCATGCAAGGTGATTAAAGTTGGTGGCCGGAATAATTAACTATGAAAGAAGCTCAATTGGACTTTGCCACATGGCCGACCACGGTTCACCTTGGACTCATCGACTTCACTGCCACGTCACCCcacccgcggacagtccgcgactcactcgcggacggtccgctagtgcATCTCCGCTGCGTGTCATGCGCGCAGAGTCTGGGCGCCACGTCCCACCCTCGAGCCCACTCGTCAGGCCGAACTCTC carries:
- the LOC120713453 gene encoding receptor-like protein 9DC3: MINCQMLQVLDLGNNLIVDTYPEWLGVLPLLKVLVLKSNGFHGPIDYYGINKQTHPFYPKLQVLDLSSNSFNGSIPTRFLKQFKAMMVTSSGAPSMYIGTDLSSFPYKGYYGESVTVTLKGQETTVRILSVFMSLDLSNNNFEGIIPNEIGDLKSLKGLNLSRNSFTGEIPPRITNMLQLESLDLSYNQLSGEIPPAMAAMSFLEVLNLSYNHLSGMIPQSSQFSTFPNTSFLGNDRLCGKPLTRLCETNHAPSGAATPGSPKELNWEFLSVEVGVVSGLAIVAATMLLWGNGRSWVYWHVDKFWL